Proteins encoded in a region of the Enterococcus gilvus ATCC BAA-350 genome:
- the ftsY gene encoding signal recognition particle-docking protein FtsY yields the protein MGLFDRIKKAFTGEQTDEPEKQEEVVEETKDSSENGDGVETTEVTKDTDSEDALETDEVAERSAEEEEEALEQAAETIDVPAEEVLPAEPEIPDLTEETEEVAQPTHEDDDTSVTENEAVEDEKAPEVEETIPEAEPEIEQSSDVDQSEETVQEKYDKGLEKTRKSFGDRMNELFARFRRVDEDFFEELEETLIGADVGFDTAIKLTDSLRQEVKLKNAKKPAQIQNVIIEKLVEIYEAEGINENNKINLQNDGLSVILFVGVNGTGKTTSIGKLANQYKNEGKKVLLAAADTFRAGAIDQLVVWGERSGVEVVRGNAGGDPAAVVFDAVDKAKKENYDILLIDTAGRLQNKVNLMNELEKIKRVIQREFPTAPHEVLLVVDATTGQNALVQARQFKETTDVTGLVLTKLDGTAKGGIVLAIRNELHLPVKLVGLGEGINDLEAFDSNDFAVGLFKGLLKEE from the coding sequence ATGGGATTATTTGACCGCATAAAAAAAGCCTTTACCGGTGAGCAAACAGACGAACCTGAAAAGCAAGAAGAGGTCGTTGAGGAGACGAAAGATTCCTCTGAGAATGGCGATGGCGTCGAAACGACGGAAGTAACGAAAGATACAGACAGTGAAGACGCGCTAGAGACTGATGAGGTTGCTGAAAGAAGTGCAGAAGAAGAGGAAGAAGCGCTAGAACAAGCGGCGGAAACAATAGATGTACCCGCAGAAGAAGTGTTGCCTGCTGAACCGGAAATTCCCGACTTAACTGAAGAAACGGAAGAAGTGGCACAACCGACTCATGAGGATGACGATACATCTGTAACAGAAAATGAAGCCGTTGAAGATGAGAAAGCACCAGAAGTTGAAGAAACGATTCCAGAAGCAGAACCAGAGATCGAGCAGTCCTCTGATGTGGATCAGTCAGAAGAAACCGTGCAAGAAAAATACGATAAGGGATTAGAAAAGACTCGAAAATCCTTTGGCGATCGCATGAATGAGCTGTTTGCCCGATTCCGCCGCGTAGACGAAGACTTCTTTGAAGAATTAGAAGAGACTCTGATCGGAGCGGACGTAGGCTTTGATACAGCGATCAAATTAACAGATTCATTGCGGCAAGAAGTTAAATTGAAAAACGCCAAAAAGCCAGCACAGATTCAAAATGTTATTATTGAGAAGCTTGTGGAGATTTATGAAGCGGAAGGCATCAACGAAAATAATAAAATTAATTTGCAGAATGACGGCTTGAGCGTGATTTTGTTTGTCGGTGTGAACGGTACAGGAAAAACGACGAGCATCGGAAAGCTAGCCAATCAGTACAAAAATGAAGGCAAGAAGGTATTATTAGCTGCAGCCGATACATTTCGTGCAGGTGCGATCGATCAGCTAGTCGTCTGGGGCGAGCGCTCTGGTGTAGAAGTTGTTCGTGGCAATGCAGGTGGCGATCCGGCAGCTGTAGTCTTTGATGCGGTAGATAAAGCTAAAAAGGAAAATTACGATATTTTATTGATCGATACAGCAGGACGACTGCAAAATAAGGTCAATTTGATGAATGAGCTGGAGAAAATCAAGCGAGTGATCCAGCGGGAATTTCCAACAGCCCCTCATGAAGTATTATTAGTGGTCGATGCGACAACCGGGCAAAATGCACTCGTACAAGCACGTCAGTTCAAAGAAACAACCGATGTTACTGGCCTAGTCTTAACAAAATTGGACGGGACAGCAAAAGGCGGGATTGTCTTGGCGATTCGAAATGAACTGCATCTGCCAGTAAAACTGGTTGGTTTAGGAGAAGGGATCAATGATTTAGAAGCATTTGATTCCAATGACTTTGCCGTTGGATTATTTAAGGGCTTATTGAAAGAAGAGTAA
- the gshAB gene encoding bifunctional glutamate--cysteine ligase GshA/glutathione synthetase GshB, translating to MNTKEMMAYEKVKPFLMQARYGIEKESQRVTLAGDLVQTDHPASVGNRSFHPYIQTDFSESQLELITPVTESVDEVLAYLEAIHDVAQRSMSKEEMMWPFSMPPALPEKEEAIHIAKLERHADVLYRRYLAREYGKRKQMVSGIHFNFEYGLDLIKQLFLAQTEEASMENFKTRLYMKIARNFLRYRWLLTYLFGASPLSEARYFEDEDRPKEPVRSIRTSHYGYVNKPDVQVSYATLTRYSEDLAENVAKGRLSEEKEFYAPIRMRGGKKVADLFHTGIRYVELRNIDLNPFDRVGIDADEIAFIHLFMLYLLWTDEKLAADEWVAEGNDISDAVSMEHPAKPTAYLAEGKMIFSEMLEMMSELELEGVDLLKRYETWLDHPEETLAARILALDEKEGQAAVAVELGRQFYDQAWAHPYQLAGFKEMELSTQNLLFDAIQKGIETEVLDRQDQFVKLQHGEHQELVKNGNMTSKDTYIAPLLMENKTVTKIMLARAGFRVPDGETFGTMAEAKKAYPRFAQKAFVIKPKSTNYGLGITIFKGETSIADFNSGLSIAFAEDDEIIIEEFLPGTEYRFFVIDNQVKAVLLRIPANVIGDGEQTIEELVAEKNADPLRGNNHRSPLEKLQLGELEQLMLKEQGLKINSVPKKDQQVFLRENSNVSTGGDSIDVTDEMHDSYKDLAVKAVAVLGARISGIDLIIPNMDKPYETAEDYGIIEANFNPMMHMHIYPYIGKSRRLTTDVLRFLYPEMTI from the coding sequence ATGAATACAAAAGAAATGATGGCATACGAAAAGGTCAAACCTTTTTTAATGCAAGCACGGTATGGGATTGAAAAGGAAAGTCAACGAGTCACACTAGCGGGAGATTTGGTACAGACGGATCATCCAGCTTCTGTGGGAAATCGCAGCTTCCATCCCTATATCCAAACAGATTTTTCTGAATCACAATTAGAATTGATTACGCCAGTCACGGAATCAGTAGATGAAGTTTTGGCTTATTTAGAAGCGATCCATGATGTGGCTCAACGAAGTATGTCAAAAGAGGAAATGATGTGGCCGTTTTCTATGCCGCCAGCGCTTCCTGAAAAAGAAGAAGCCATCCATATTGCAAAATTGGAGCGCCATGCAGATGTGTTGTACCGTCGCTACTTAGCGCGGGAATACGGCAAACGTAAGCAAATGGTAAGCGGAATTCATTTTAACTTTGAATATGGCTTGGACCTGATCAAGCAATTATTTTTGGCACAAACCGAAGAAGCATCAATGGAAAACTTTAAGACTCGTTTATATATGAAAATCGCGCGTAATTTTTTACGGTATCGCTGGTTGCTGACCTACTTATTTGGAGCAAGCCCCTTGAGCGAGGCACGGTATTTTGAGGATGAGGATCGTCCAAAAGAGCCAGTTCGCAGTATTCGGACGAGTCATTATGGATATGTAAATAAACCAGATGTACAAGTTTCTTACGCGACATTGACTCGATATAGTGAAGATTTAGCTGAGAATGTTGCAAAAGGACGTTTATCCGAAGAGAAAGAATTCTACGCACCTATTCGAATGCGGGGCGGAAAAAAGGTTGCAGATCTTTTTCATACAGGGATTCGCTACGTAGAATTGCGTAACATTGATTTGAACCCTTTTGACCGTGTGGGGATTGATGCAGATGAGATTGCGTTCATTCATTTATTCATGCTGTACTTGTTATGGACCGATGAGAAGTTAGCAGCGGATGAATGGGTAGCCGAAGGAAATGACATCAGCGACGCCGTTTCTATGGAACATCCAGCTAAACCGACCGCATATCTGGCAGAAGGAAAGATGATTTTTTCTGAGATGCTAGAAATGATGAGTGAACTGGAATTAGAGGGTGTTGACCTGCTTAAAAGATATGAGACTTGGTTAGATCATCCTGAAGAAACGTTGGCTGCACGAATTCTTGCCTTAGATGAAAAAGAAGGACAAGCGGCAGTGGCAGTAGAACTGGGACGCCAATTTTATGATCAGGCTTGGGCGCATCCTTACCAGCTAGCGGGCTTCAAAGAAATGGAATTGTCGACGCAAAATCTTTTGTTCGATGCCATTCAAAAAGGGATCGAGACAGAAGTGCTAGACCGACAGGATCAATTTGTGAAGCTGCAGCATGGAGAACACCAAGAATTAGTAAAAAACGGAAATATGACAAGTAAGGACACGTACATTGCCCCCTTGCTGATGGAAAATAAGACAGTAACTAAAATAATGCTGGCGCGTGCGGGCTTCCGAGTGCCAGATGGTGAAACCTTTGGTACGATGGCGGAAGCAAAAAAGGCCTATCCTAGGTTTGCTCAAAAAGCGTTTGTCATCAAACCAAAATCGACGAATTATGGACTGGGGATCACGATTTTCAAAGGCGAGACCTCGATCGCGGATTTTAATAGTGGTCTATCGATCGCTTTTGCGGAAGACGATGAGATCATTATTGAAGAATTCTTACCGGGAACGGAGTATCGTTTCTTCGTAATCGACAATCAAGTGAAGGCGGTACTGCTGCGCATTCCTGCCAATGTGATTGGAGACGGAGAACAGACGATTGAAGAATTAGTGGCTGAGAAAAACGCCGACCCTTTGCGAGGAAATAACCACCGTTCACCATTGGAAAAACTCCAATTGGGCGAATTGGAGCAATTGATGCTAAAGGAACAAGGCTTGAAGATCAACAGCGTTCCTAAGAAAGATCAGCAAGTATTTTTAAGAGAAAACTCAAATGTCTCGACGGGCGGCGACTCCATCGATGTGACTGATGAGATGCATGACAGCTATAAGGACCTTGCTGTCAAAGCAGTGGCTGTTTTGGGCGCCCGTATCAGCGGGATTGATTTGATCATTCCGAACATGGACAAACCTTACGAAACAGCAGAAGATTATGGGATTATCGAAGCAAATTTCAATCCGATGATGCACATGCATATTTATCCCTACATTGGCAAAAGCCGCCGATTAACTACGGATGTATTGCGTTTCTTATATCCAGAAATGACGATCTAA
- a CDS encoding TIGR00730 family Rossman fold protein, whose product MRIAVYCGAHMGSDPAYQAAAKDLGHWIVQHNYELVYGGSKLGLMGVIADSVLSAGGSVIGIIPEFLRVQERVHTGLTRLITVNDLDERKKAMMAYADVCLALPGGVGTLEEITEAFSWARVGQNNNPCIFFDVNEYYFPLQHFFDQMVEQAFLSKEDRERVLFSNSLAEIDKFIHTKK is encoded by the coding sequence ATGCGCATCGCTGTTTATTGCGGCGCACACATGGGAAGTGATCCCGCCTATCAAGCAGCTGCAAAAGACCTGGGGCACTGGATCGTTCAACATAACTATGAACTCGTATATGGCGGTAGTAAGCTTGGTTTGATGGGCGTTATAGCAGATAGTGTACTGTCCGCTGGTGGTTCAGTAATCGGGATCATCCCCGAATTCTTGCGTGTACAAGAGCGCGTGCACACAGGGCTGACGCGCTTGATCACCGTGAATGATTTAGATGAACGAAAAAAAGCAATGATGGCCTACGCAGATGTCTGCTTAGCTTTGCCTGGAGGAGTCGGTACGTTAGAAGAAATCACGGAAGCCTTCTCTTGGGCTCGAGTTGGTCAGAATAATAACCCGTGCATCTTTTTTGATGTAAATGAATATTATTTTCCCTTGCAACATTTTTTTGATCAAATGGTCGAGCAAGCTTTCTTATCGAAAGAAGACCGTGAGCGCGTACTATTCTCAAACTCTTTAGCCGAGATCGACAAATTTATCCATACAAAAAAATAA